A genomic window from Brassica oleracea var. oleracea cultivar TO1000 chromosome C8, BOL, whole genome shotgun sequence includes:
- the LOC106312093 gene encoding uncharacterized protein LOC106312093 codes for MGTENDEEDEEEEMIITSKLQLVLAAKSRKQQYTSSPVISHHVSLSLLSSPDDLSHSRASVPFSWEEEPGKPKQHTLLRAPPKYPKRLDLPPRLLLPREGTKTPLACDHPRYLAALKRWFRLRKDRADDDNDVVGQCSFVVSSENENDMKITRTTSRLHCLYDVARCYLWEVAWKKKKLKRDDI; via the exons ATGGGTACTGAAAATGATGAAGAGGATGAAGAAGAGGAGATGATAATAACATCCAAACTTCAACTTGTCTTGGCGGCGAAATCGAGAAAACAACAGTACACTTCATCACCAGTGATAAGCCATCACGTGTCACTATCACTCTTGTCTTCACCTGATGACTTATCACACTCTCGCGCTTCGGTTCCTTTCTCATGGGAAGAAGAACCTGGCAAGCCTAAACAACATACTCTTCTACGAGCTCCTCCTAAATACCCCAAGCGTCTTGATTTGCCTCCGAGGCTGCTTCTTCCTCGTGAAGGTACTAAAACGCCTCTGGCTTGTGATCATCCTCGTTATCTCGCAGCGTTGAAACGGTGGTTCCGGTTGAGGAAAGATCGAGCTGATGATGATAATGACGTGGTGGGACAGTGCAGTTTTGTCGTTTCATCGGAAAATGAAAATGATATGAAGATCACAAGAACAACAAGTCGTCTCCATTGTCTCTATGATGTCGCTAGGTGTTACTTATGG GAAGTTGCATGGAAGAAGAAGAAGTTGAAAAGAGATGACATTTGA
- the LOC106312090 gene encoding auxin response factor 18, giving the protein MGKVDGDDSRSSFPSCYQDQLYTELWKACAGPLVEVPLVGERVFYFPQGHMEQLVASTNQGIESEKIPDFKLPPKILCQVLSVMLKAEHETDEVYAQITLKPEEDQSEPTSFDPPIVEPAKQMFHSFVKILTASDTSTHGGFSVLRKHATECLPALDMTQATPTQELVTRDLHGFEWRFKHIFRGQPRRHLLTTGWSTFVSSKRLVAGDAFVFLRGENGDLRVGVRRLARHQNTMPASVISSQSMHLGVLATASHAVNTQTLFLVLYKPRISQFIVGVNKYMEAMKHGFSLGTRFRMRFEGEESPERIFTGTIVGVGDLSSQWPASTWRSLQVQWDEPTTVQRPDKVSPWEIEPFLPSSPVSTPAQQSQPKSKRSKPIESSSLSPGQASFLGVQAEPPPPPPPASSCYRLFGFDLTSNPPAPIPPDKQPMDACEAAKCQDPITPSSVNEPKKQQTSRTRTKVQMQGIAVGRAVDLTLLKSYDELIKELEEMFEIQGQLLPRDKWIVVFTDDEGDMMLAGDDPWNEFCKMAKKIFIYSSDEVKKMTRRMKSYSSLENEVSMD; this is encoded by the exons ATGGGGAAAGTAGATGGAGATGATTCCAGAAGTTCTTTCCCAA GTTGTTATCAGGATCAGCTGTACACAGAGCTATGGAAAGCTTGTGCAGGTCCATTAGTGGAGGTTCCTCTTGTTGGAGAGAGAGTTTTCTACTTCCCTCAGGGTCACATGGAACAA CTTGTGGCCTCAACTAATCAAGGAATTGAATCAGAGAAAATACCTGATTTTAAACTTCCTCCCAAGATACTCTGCCAAGTTCTTAGTGTGATGCTAAAG GCAGAGCATGAAACAGATGAAGTCTACGCTCAGATCACATTAAAACCAGAGGAAGAT CAAAGTGAACCAACAAGTTTTGATCCACCCATTGTTGAACCTGCAAAGCAAATGTTCCACTCCTTTGTAAAGATTCTAACAGCTTCAGACACAAGCACTCATGGAGGGTTCTCTGTTCTTCGTAAACACGCCACTGAATGCTTGCCTGCCTTGGACATGACACAAGCTACTCCTACTCAAGAACTTGTGACTAGAGATCTTCATGGGTTTGAATGGAGGTTTAAGCATATTTTCAGAG GACAACCTAGGAGGCATTTGCTTACTACAGGTTGGAGTACATTTGTTTCCTCAAAAAGACTTGTAGCTGGAGATGCTTTTGTATTCTTGAG GGGTGAGAATGGGGATTTGAGAGTTGGAGTGAGGCGTTTAGCTAGGCATCAGAACACGATGCCTGCTTCGGTTATTTCGAGTCAGAGCATGCATTTGGGAGTCCTTGCTACAGCTTCTCATGCTGTAAACACCCAAACACTGTTTCTTGTTTTGTACAAGCCTAG GATAAGCCAATTCATAGTAGGAGTGAACAAGTATATGGAGGCCATGAAGCATGGTTTCTCTCTTGGTACTAGATTCAGAATGAGATTTGAAGGAGAAGAGTCTCCTGAGAGAAT ATTTACCGGTACTATTGTGGGAGTTGGAGATCTATCTTCACAATGGCCAGCTTCTACATGGAGATCATTACAG GTCCAATGGGATGAGCCAACAACAGTTCAGAGACCAGACAAAGTCTCACCATGGGAGATTGAGCCTTTCTTGCCATCTTCCCCAGTTTCAACACCTGCTCAACAATCACAACCCAAAAGCAAAAGGTCAAAACCCATTGAATCATCAAGTTTGAGCCCAGGTCAAGCTAGTTTCTTAGGCGTCCAAGCTGAGCCTCCTCCTCCTCCTCCTCCTGCGAGTAGTTGCTATAGGTTGTTTGGATTTGATCTTACAAGCAATCCTCCAGCTCCAATACCTCCAGACAAGCAACCGATGGATGCTTGTGAAGCTGCCAAGTGTCAAGACCCCATCACTCCAAGCTCAGTTAATGAGCCAAAGAAGCAACAAACATCAAGGACTCGAACCAAA GTGCAAATGCAAGGGATAGCCGTTGGTCGTGCGGTAGATTTAACGCTGTTGAAATCATATGATGAACTGATTAAGGAGCTTGAGGAGATGTTTGAGATACAAGGACAGCTTCTTCCTCGAGACAAATGGATCGTTGTTTTCACTGATGATGAAGGTGACATGATGCTTGCTGGGGATGATCCATGGAA TGAGTTTTGCAAGATGGCGAAGAAGATATTTATATATTCAAGCGATGAGGTTAAGAAAATGACGAGGAGAATGAAGAGTTATTCTTCGTTAGAGAATGAAGTAAGCATGGATTAA
- the LOC106309225 gene encoding RING-H2 finger protein ATL22-like, producing MAFRKQNLLLFIIFFPLLNASHPNPCYTSTCGSGNIDIRFPFWLSPKQPESCGHTGFKLLCTDRNKTILELPKFKPFIVREIDYGRQKIRLSDPDRCLARRLLSFDASGSPFSMFLPRSYTVFTCPKDKNVAPSFRSIHCLGNSTSSFFVTESEQVSLMPSSCHIFKTVRLPFSFHGDINYQDLWLKWNSPDCRYCERTNSRCGFVNNTILQVHCFGSIYSGLHTTSLHVIKIISLSLVGPIIALTFCVGLVMFSSERVSPQIQHAMAARVSRSVTPVPESDQVITRTGLDESTIESYKKVELGESGRLPTGSNDVVCSICLSEYATRETVRCLPECEHCFHAECIDAWLKLHSSCPVCRRNLPRIREGCN from the exons ATGGCCTTCAGAAAACAAAACCTTCTCCTCTTCATCATCTTCTTCCCTCTCCTAAACGCCTCACACCCAAATCCTTGCTACACTTCTACTTGTGGAAGTGGGAACATAGACATCCGTTTCCCTTTCTGGCTATCTCCCAAGCAACCTGAGTCCTGTGGTCACACAGGATTCAAACTCTTATGCACTGACCGCAACAAAACAATCTTGGAGCTTCCTAAATTCAAACCATTTATAGTCCGAGAGATCGATTATGGAAGGCAGAAAATTCGACTCAGTGACCCTGATAGATGCTTGGCCAGACGACTCCTCAGCTTCGACGCTTCGGGGTCTCCTTTTTCTATGTTTCTTCCTCGTAGCTACACGGTTTTTACCTGTCCTAAGGACAAGAATGTTGCACCATCTTTCAGATCAATCCATTGCCTTGGTAACTCCACTTCCTCCTTCTTTGTCACGGAGTCGGAACAGGTCAGTTTGATGCCGTCTTCTTGTCATATCTTCAAGACAGTACGTCTTCCGTTTTCATTCCATGGTGACATCAACTATCAAGACCTGTGGCTCAAATGGAACTCGCCGGATTGCAGATATTGCGAGAGGACTAATTCGAGATGTGGATTTGTAAACAATACCATCCTCCAAGTCCATTGCTTCGGTTCTATATATTCAG GACTTCACACCACAAGCTTACATGTAATAAAAATAATCAGCCTCTCTCTAGTGGGACCAATTATCGCCTTGACCTTCTGCGTCGGTCTTGTCATGTTCAGCTCCGAGAGAGTATCTCCTCAGATACAACACGCAATGGCTGCCCGGGTTTCCAGATCCGTAACACCAGTGCCAGAAAGCGACCAAGTCATCACGAGGACGGGTCTCGATGAGTCTACGATTGAGTCATATAAGAAAGTTGAGTTAGGTGAGAGTGGGAGACTCCCGACCGGGTCAAATGATGTTGTATGTTCCATTTGTTTGTCGGAATACGCAACCAGAGAGACCGTTAGGTGCTTACCTGAATGTGAACATTGTTTCCATGCTGAATGCATCGATGCGTGGCTTAAGTTGCATAGTTCGTGTCCGGTTTGTCGGAGAAATCTCCCTCGCATACGTGAAGGATGCAACTAA
- the LOC106307953 gene encoding cytochrome b561 and DOMON domain-containing protein At3g61750 encodes MIDRHLQPLSPPNSITLLLRLLPHQNCIHLYSSRLSAPTLAMRTLVGFYILCLLLGQDLPFLLADDVNFINDSTQNLCFATRLSDFLPPPYGNISDSMPCTPLWNTFVLRYSENRDNVMTIIVSALYTTGWVGVGFSRDGRMVGSSAMVGWITKKGHAKIKQYYLQGTERDQVVPDQGELQLQKVPPVVALHGAMIYLAFQVKFTVKVPRRAVILAFSTAYPSKLGRLSKHDDKTTVIVDFSKANGVTSMQTTGSTEKTKHGVMAILGWGFLLPLGAILARYLRHRDPLWYYLHIGIQFTGFIFGLAAVILGIRLYNRIQPDIPAHRGLGIFLLILSILQVLAFFARPHKETKMRRYWNWYHHWIGRISLFFGAVNIVLGIRMANSGEDGWKIGYGFVLAVTLLAFIVLEICRIRGSIGSPSSHTPPSFETHPSSTSSV; translated from the exons ATGATTGATCGCCATCTTCAACCACTTTCACCACCAAACTCAATCACTCTTCTTCTTCGTCTTCTTCCTCACCAAAATTGCATCCATCTTTACTCCTCTCGTCTCTCTGCTCCAACTTTGGCCATGAGAACCCTCGTCGGATTCTACATCCTCTGTCTTCTACTCGGACAAGATCTTCCTTTTCTACTAGCAGATGACGTCAACTTCATCAACGACTCAACCCAAAACCTCTGTTTTGCAACTCGTTTATCTGACTTCCTCCCACCACCGTACGGCAACATCTCCGACTCCATGCCGTGTACACCTCTGTGGAACACATTCGTCTTAAGG TACTCTGAAAACAGAGACAATGTGATGACGATCATAGTCTCGGCTCTATACACGACCGGGTGGGTCGGAGTTGGATTCTCCAGAGACGGGAGGATGGTGGGATCGAGCGCGATGGTGGGGTGGATTACGAAGAAGGGTCATGCTAAAATCAAACAGTACTATCTTCAAGGGACAGAGAGAGACCAAGTTGTGCCGGATCAAGGAGAGTTACAGTTACAGAAAGTTCCTCCTGTGGTGGCTCTTCATGGAGCGATGATTTATTTGGCTTTTCAGGTTAAGTTTACCGTTAAAGTCCCTCGTAGAGCAGTGATTCTAGCGTTTAGCACAGCTTATCCTTCGAAGCTGGGTCGTTTGAGTAAGCATGATGATAAAACTACTGTCATCGTCGACTTCTCCAAAG CAAATGGAGTAACGTCCATGCAAACGACGGGTTCTACGGAGAAGACTAAACATGGAGTAATGGCGATACTTGGATGGGGTTTCTTACTTCCTCTAGGAGCAATCCTGGCGAGATATCTCAGACATAGAGACCCTCTTTGGTATTATCTTCACATCGGTATTCAGTTCACCGGCTTTATCTTCGGTTTAGCCGCTGTTATTCTCGGGATTCGGCTTTACAATAGGATCCAACCAGATATACCTGCACATCGAGGCCTTGGGATCTTTCTTCTAATCCTTAGCATTCTTCAG GTTTTGGCTTTCTTTGCGCGGCCGCACAAGGAGACAAAGATGAGGAGATACTGGAATTGGTATCATCATTGGATTGGGAGAATCTCTTTGTTCTTTGGAGCAGTGAACATTGTTCTTGGAATTAGAATGGCTAATAGTGGAGAAGATGGATGGAAAATTGGATATGGGTTTGTTTTGGCGGTGACATTACTTGCTTTTATTGTTCTTGAAATATGCAGGATTCGTGGCTCCATTGGTTCACCTTCTTCTCACACACCTCCTTCTTTTGAGACACATCCAAGTTCTACTAGTAGTGTCTGA
- the LOC106309706 gene encoding uncharacterized membrane protein YuiD-like, with the protein MESLLTSSSLSLCPSSPLSFVKLPSSIHHNTISFSCKASSNPTPDCNAKLNTIIRTVKGLWMLRFRAYRDDTAAFSEHFAGDLKQNGGLGIALLSSPFVATLSANPTFVSAVFAWFFAQTSKMVINFFIERKWDLSLLFASGGMPSSHSALCMALTTSVALCHGVADSLFPVCLGFSLIVMYDAIGVRRHAGMQAEVLNLIIRDLFEGHPISQRKLKELLGHTPSQVLAGALVGVVIACFCCQGPPRLNLRSH; encoded by the exons ATGGAGTCGCTGCTTACATCATCAAGCTTATCTCTTTGCCCTTCTTCTCCTCTCTCCTTCGTTAAGCTACCTTCTTCTATCCACCACAACACCATCTCCTTCTCCTGTAAAGCCTCCTCGAATCCTACACCTGATTGCAATGCAAAGCTTAACACAATCATCAGAACGGTTAAAGGGCTTTGGATGTTGCGTTTTCGAGCTTACAGAGACGATACGGCGGCGTTTTCGGAACATTTCGCCGGAGATTTGAAGCAGAACGGTGGTTTAGGGATTGCTCTTCTGAGCAGTCCTTTCGTGGCGACGCTATCGGCGAATCCGACGTTCGTGTCGGCTGTGTTCGCGTGGTTCTTTGCGCAGACGAGTAAAATGGTTATTAACTTCTTCATTGAGAGGAAATGGGATTTGAGTTTGTTGTTTGCTTCTGGTGGGATGCCTTCTTCTCACTCGGCTCTGTGTATGGCCTTGACGACCTCTGTTGCGCTTTGCCATGGCGTTGCGGACTCGTTGTTTCCGGTTTGTTTAGGGTTTAGCTTGATTGTCATGTATGATGCTATTGGCGTTAGACGTCATGCCGGTATGCAAGCTGAG GTTCTGAACTTGATTATAAGGGACTTGTTTGAAGGACATCCCATTAGTCAAAGAAAGCTAAAGGAGTTGCTTGGTCACACTCCTTCGCAGGTTCTTGCAGGAGCATTAGTTGGTGTTGTGATTGCTTGCTTTTGTTGCCAAGGCCCACCTCGTCTCAACCTAAGATCTCATTAA